From Virgibacillus natechei, the proteins below share one genomic window:
- the fliH gene encoding flagellar assembly protein FliH, protein MSSHTQNRQSKVIELKPIEVTKKAPNQTLDLEVEDSKVKDEIQNARDELQKIEQQKKQHIADTKSEIENARQNWKNEKKQFIEAAKEEGYNAGFSQGKEEGILNYQHLIDKANSIMEEAIKDFHSTIEKSDEAILGLAIHIADTIMKQKLTEDPRSFLSIVKAAIKELKDQSVITIYLHPNNYEYVIQQKDELELILESETNLSIYVDESVKENGCVIEHPFGQIDAGTDTQLQQIRKVLYEIATENK, encoded by the coding sequence TTGTCTAGTCATACGCAGAATCGCCAAAGCAAGGTTATTGAGCTTAAACCAATCGAGGTTACGAAAAAAGCGCCAAATCAAACGTTAGATTTAGAGGTTGAGGACAGTAAGGTGAAAGATGAAATTCAAAATGCTAGAGATGAACTGCAAAAAATAGAACAACAGAAGAAACAGCATATAGCTGATACAAAATCAGAAATTGAAAACGCAAGACAGAATTGGAAAAACGAAAAGAAACAATTTATCGAAGCGGCGAAAGAAGAAGGGTATAATGCAGGTTTCTCGCAAGGAAAAGAAGAGGGGATTCTAAATTATCAGCATTTAATCGATAAGGCCAATTCGATAATGGAGGAAGCTATTAAAGATTTTCATTCCACAATTGAAAAAAGTGATGAAGCAATTCTTGGTCTAGCAATACATATAGCGGACACGATTATGAAACAGAAGCTTACGGAAGATCCAAGGTCCTTTTTGTCGATCGTGAAAGCTGCAATTAAAGAATTGAAAGATCAATCTGTAATCACTATTTATTTACATCCTAATAACTATGAGTATGTTATACAGCAAAAAGATGAATTAGAGCTTATTTTGGAAAGTGAAACAAACTTGTCTATTTATGTGGATGAATCGGTTAAAGAGAATGGGTGTGTAATCGAACATCCATTTGGTCAAATTGATGCTGGTACTGATACACAGCTACAGCAGATACGTAAAGTTTTATATGAAATAGCAACGGAGAATAAATAA
- the fliI gene encoding flagellar protein export ATPase FliI, whose translation MNTLDYFSAIDQTDTYKRYGKVLRVVGLMIESQGPEANIGEVCYIHASTKNKDPILSEVVGFHNEKLILMPYAEVAEIGSGCLVESTGKALTVKVGRGLIGKVVDSLGMNLDNSLLPKGLSSRLTEQSPPNPMLRPPISEPLQVGVKAVDSMLTVGKGQRIGIFAGSGVGKSTLLGMIARNSNADINIIALIGERGREVREFIENDLGEEGLKKSIVVVATSDQPALMRIKGAYTATAISEYFRDLGYQVNLMMDSVTRVAMAQREVGLATGEPPTTKGYTPSVFATLPKLLERTGTNEHGSITAFYTVLVDGDDMNEPIADTVRGILDGHFVMDRKLAERGQFPAINILKSISRVMNKVVDNKHQDFAQQIRTFMATYEENSELINIGAYKRGTDKEIDNAISHYPKIQAFLRQDVFEYRTLDESIELMKDLLNGGVK comes from the coding sequence ATGAATACATTGGATTACTTTTCTGCAATTGATCAAACAGATACATACAAGCGTTATGGTAAGGTTTTGCGTGTGGTTGGGCTAATGATTGAATCACAAGGGCCGGAAGCGAATATTGGAGAAGTCTGTTATATTCATGCTTCAACAAAAAATAAAGATCCAATACTTTCGGAGGTTGTTGGTTTTCATAATGAAAAGCTGATTCTTATGCCATATGCAGAAGTAGCCGAAATCGGGTCAGGGTGTTTAGTCGAATCGACTGGAAAAGCATTAACGGTCAAAGTAGGACGTGGGTTAATCGGTAAAGTTGTGGACTCACTAGGTATGAATCTTGACAATTCATTATTACCAAAAGGATTATCTAGCCGTTTAACGGAGCAATCGCCTCCTAATCCGATGTTGCGTCCACCTATTTCTGAGCCCTTACAAGTTGGTGTGAAGGCAGTCGATTCTATGCTTACAGTCGGTAAAGGACAACGAATTGGAATTTTTGCAGGTAGTGGTGTTGGGAAAAGTACATTGCTTGGAATGATTGCTCGTAATAGTAATGCTGATATTAATATTATTGCGTTAATTGGAGAAAGAGGACGTGAAGTGAGGGAATTCATTGAAAATGACCTCGGGGAAGAAGGACTAAAAAAATCAATTGTTGTTGTCGCCACTTCTGATCAACCAGCTTTAATGCGTATAAAAGGTGCTTATACCGCTACAGCGATTAGTGAATACTTTCGTGATTTAGGTTATCAGGTAAATTTAATGATGGATTCGGTAACGAGGGTTGCAATGGCCCAGCGTGAAGTAGGACTTGCAACAGGTGAACCACCAACAACAAAAGGGTATACACCTTCTGTATTTGCAACGTTGCCAAAACTATTGGAACGAACGGGTACGAATGAACATGGAAGCATCACAGCATTTTATACAGTTCTAGTCGATGGTGATGATATGAATGAGCCAATAGCAGATACGGTTCGGGGTATTTTAGACGGCCATTTTGTGATGGATCGTAAACTAGCAGAACGGGGGCAATTCCCTGCTATCAATATCTTGAAATCGATTAGCCGAGTAATGAATAAAGTAGTGGATAACAAGCATCAAGATTTTGCACAACAAATACGAACTTTTATGGCTACATATGAAGAAAACAGTGAGTTGATTAATATTGGTGCATATAAGCGTGGTACTGATAAAGAAATAGACAACGCAATTTCCCATTATCCAAAAATACAAGCCTTTTTAAGGCAGGATGTTTTTGAATATCGAACACTTGATGAATCGATTGAATTGATGAAAGACCTGCTTAATGGGGGTGTGAAATAA
- the fliJ gene encoding flagellar export protein FliJ, with the protein MAETATLSKLLHIRENEKKEAKQAYHQSMDFFEGIATRLYTLLKRKENAEDSYDDCLSATSSVEIIKEQVAFIELLNNQIMNLQQQVQIARADMESKQMKLSDAYVEVKKFEKIIDTRKKSEEEMEIKREKASMDEVSIQQYLRYKNR; encoded by the coding sequence ATGGCTGAAACAGCTACATTATCTAAACTATTACATATTCGAGAGAATGAAAAGAAAGAAGCAAAACAAGCATATCATCAATCAATGGATTTCTTTGAAGGAATAGCTACACGACTATATACATTACTGAAAAGAAAAGAAAATGCGGAGGATTCCTATGATGATTGTTTAAGTGCTACGTCGTCTGTTGAGATTATTAAAGAACAGGTCGCTTTTATTGAACTATTAAATAATCAAATTATGAATTTACAGCAACAAGTACAAATTGCTAGAGCTGATATGGAGTCCAAGCAAATGAAGTTAAGTGATGCTTACGTTGAAGTGAAGAAATTCGAGAAAATAATAGACACCCGAAAAAAGTCAGAGGAAGAAATGGAAATAAAGCGGGAAAAAGCTTCGATGGATGAAGTATCCATTCAACAATACTTACGATATAAAAACAGGTGA
- a CDS encoding MotE family protein: MVKQPKTKKKMNPFLRFLFAIVIPIVVLIIVVIIIFSAAGVNVMDWTKEKGSNIPVVSTFITTAEEESLQLEEEQVQAEIESKEAEIQELYQEIDGLEFENEQMAQEILRLENNDENPEDAAAGSFKDMDNEQAALIIENLENETAVAILEEVSDEVRGEILEAMDPETAATLTQLLISSDE, from the coding sequence ATGGTAAAGCAACCAAAAACAAAAAAGAAAATGAATCCATTTCTGCGATTTCTTTTTGCCATTGTGATTCCAATCGTTGTACTCATTATAGTGGTGATCATTATATTTTCTGCTGCAGGCGTAAATGTAATGGATTGGACAAAGGAAAAAGGGAGTAATATTCCAGTTGTGTCTACTTTTATTACAACAGCGGAAGAGGAGAGTCTTCAGCTTGAAGAGGAGCAAGTTCAGGCTGAAATAGAAAGTAAAGAGGCAGAAATACAGGAATTATATCAAGAGATAGATGGACTTGAGTTCGAAAATGAACAAATGGCGCAGGAAATACTTAGGTTGGAAAACAATGATGAAAATCCAGAGGACGCAGCTGCTGGTTCATTTAAGGATATGGACAATGAGCAAGCAGCATTAATTATTGAAAACCTGGAAAACGAGACGGCTGTTGCTATTTTAGAAGAAGTATCAGATGAGGTACGTGGTGAGATCTTAGAGGCGATGGACCCCGAAACGGCAGCAACTTTAACACAATTATTGATTAGTAGTGATGAATAA
- a CDS encoding flagellar hook-length control protein FliK, whose protein sequence is MRKLNAIGMLFQQGQLSLPSSGNLKQTSGEEGNSSLFQMLLDGEQATEPHITKMKDSSSDNEVMNLDNTPTEMKEHLYNMLMDSDKFGDKAISEDEMGAKWLNLDSVSTEIKELLNNMLMDSDNLEGITITEEGIASKWINLDRLPSEVTDKLFNMINDSDNGVVSLEQFFESGILPTISEEALIDTSAIQKELGGIIAKVETLLSQIETKQDIKRAAPKILDLLQQWTSMQKKSGNSESNILSTMNNKEGTKEQGIWRELVQSFQKRDQLAAKQHYNSDAKVTSSDITKWIGNALDNQAPAERLAGQPNVTNMPITRLEQHAIYLNQTQGSQSAEKQFIEQFQKIMQASKFSTMPNGTNQLSITMRPENLGEMMVRLTQVNGEMTVKILVTSQASKEMLESNMGQLRNIFSPQQVVIEKQELTAQQEQDLQKDKEEKEEQLKDQNNSHYQDQGNDEKDLEDDFETQFQELLNEKV, encoded by the coding sequence GTGAGAAAACTGAATGCGATAGGTATGCTTTTTCAACAAGGGCAATTGTCTTTGCCTTCGTCAGGTAATTTAAAGCAGACTAGTGGAGAAGAAGGTAATTCCTCATTATTTCAAATGCTATTAGATGGCGAACAAGCAACAGAACCACACATTACAAAAATGAAAGATTCTAGTTCTGATAATGAAGTGATGAATCTGGATAACACCCCAACAGAAATGAAAGAACACTTGTACAATATGTTAATGGATTCTGATAAATTTGGAGATAAAGCCATTTCTGAAGATGAAATGGGGGCTAAGTGGTTGAATTTGGATAGCGTGTCAACAGAGATAAAAGAACTATTAAATAACATGTTAATGGATTCTGATAACTTGGAAGGTATAACCATTACTGAAGAAGGAATTGCGAGTAAGTGGATTAATTTGGATCGTTTACCATCCGAGGTGACAGATAAATTATTCAACATGATAAATGACTCTGATAATGGGGTGGTGAGCTTAGAGCAATTTTTCGAGTCAGGTATACTACCAACAATATCTGAAGAAGCCTTGATAGATACATCTGCTATTCAGAAAGAGTTGGGTGGAATTATTGCAAAGGTTGAAACACTTTTATCCCAGATTGAAACGAAGCAGGATATTAAAAGAGCAGCACCCAAAATACTAGACTTGCTACAACAATGGACTTCCATGCAAAAGAAGTCAGGTAATAGCGAGTCAAATATTTTATCAACGATGAATAATAAAGAAGGAACGAAAGAACAGGGAATCTGGAGAGAACTCGTACAATCTTTTCAAAAAAGAGATCAATTAGCAGCAAAACAACACTATAATAGTGATGCTAAAGTTACAAGTTCAGATATAACGAAATGGATTGGCAACGCATTGGATAACCAGGCGCCTGCTGAGAGATTAGCTGGGCAACCGAATGTGACTAACATGCCAATTACGAGATTGGAACAACACGCTATCTATCTGAATCAAACGCAAGGTTCTCAGTCTGCTGAGAAGCAATTCATCGAACAATTTCAAAAAATAATGCAAGCGAGTAAATTTTCAACTATGCCGAATGGAACAAATCAATTATCCATTACAATGCGACCTGAAAATTTAGGTGAAATGATGGTTCGGCTAACACAAGTGAATGGGGAAATGACAGTAAAAATTCTTGTTACATCTCAAGCATCAAAAGAAATGCTTGAATCAAACATGGGACAATTGAGAAATATTTTTTCACCACAACAAGTTGTTATTGAAAAACAGGAATTGACTGCTCAACAAGAACAGGATTTGCAGAAGGATAAGGAAGAGAAAGAAGAACAATTGAAAGACCAAAATAATTCTCACTATCAGGACCAGGGCAATGATGAGAAAGACTTGGAAGATGATTTTGAAACACAATTCCAGGAATTATTAAATGAGAAAGTGTAG
- the flgD gene encoding flagellar hook assembly protein FlgD — protein MTTIDPNLYLHNQSTSRTPSPELGKDQFLQILMTQLQNQDPTDPMDDSQFISQMAEFSSLEQTMNMANSIDQLVQNQTVSPVIQNSHMIDKEISYQAYEQETGAALDIETSNVVAVSQHEGYAVLELENGEKIYADAVLQINHPNIEDGDSATDVTGPSPEGSE, from the coding sequence ATGACAACGATTGATCCGAATTTATACTTGCATAACCAATCAACATCAAGAACACCAAGCCCAGAACTTGGAAAAGATCAATTTTTACAAATACTAATGACGCAATTGCAAAATCAAGACCCTACAGATCCAATGGACGATTCGCAATTCATATCGCAAATGGCCGAATTCTCTTCATTGGAACAAACAATGAATATGGCAAATTCTATTGATCAACTTGTCCAAAATCAAACGGTATCTCCAGTAATTCAAAATAGTCATATGATAGATAAAGAGATTTCGTATCAAGCTTATGAACAAGAAACTGGAGCAGCACTAGATATTGAAACTAGTAATGTGGTCGCGGTTAGTCAGCATGAGGGATACGCTGTATTAGAATTAGAAAATGGTGAGAAAATCTATGCAGATGCTGTGTTACAAATAAATCATCCAAACATAGAAGACGGGGATAGTGCCACGGACGTAACAGGTCCAAGCCCTGAAGGAAGTGAATAA
- a CDS encoding TIGR02530 family flagellar biosynthesis protein, protein MDHPIHQLQQHHNVQIPAMKKQDVKQSSGTPFRDVLSEQQNLKVSKHAKQRMDERNIQLNDTQWSAITEKMGEAKGKGVTDSLVLTNEAALLVSTKNNTVVTAMDREEATSKIFTNINGTILIND, encoded by the coding sequence ATGGATCATCCTATTCACCAGTTACAGCAACATCATAACGTACAAATTCCGGCAATGAAAAAGCAAGATGTAAAACAGTCATCAGGTACACCATTTCGTGACGTTTTATCTGAGCAACAAAATTTAAAGGTCAGTAAGCATGCAAAACAGCGTATGGATGAACGGAATATCCAACTTAATGATACGCAATGGAGTGCAATTACAGAAAAAATGGGTGAAGCAAAGGGTAAAGGTGTAACAGATTCGTTGGTACTTACGAACGAGGCAGCATTATTAGTTAGTACGAAAAATAATACCGTTGTCACAGCAATGGACCGCGAAGAAGCGACAAGTAAAATTTTCACAAATATTAATGGAACGATTTTAATAAATGACTAA
- the flgG gene encoding flagellar basal body rod protein FlgG yields MLRSMYAGISGMQGSQTKLDVIGNNIANVNTSGFKKGRVTFQDMMSQTTSGAQGPTDTRGGVNPNQVGLGSKQGTIDNIQTQGFLETTENPLDLAIEGDGMFQVEEGEAQGDGAPYYTRAGNFYLDDEGDIINPDGYYLTGEATVESAAQDGNVTEGDIIRLTIPDEAQSFSIQSNGIVNYVDAEGGTQEAGQIVLANFSNPAGLEKAGNNLFLDSPNAGYNDLVPPETAGTGSLVSGTLEMSNVDLAEEFTEMITAQRAFQANTRIITTSDEILQELVNLKR; encoded by the coding sequence ATGTTACGTTCAATGTATGCAGGTATTTCAGGAATGCAAGGGTCACAAACAAAATTGGATGTTATTGGTAATAACATTGCCAATGTGAATACATCTGGTTTTAAAAAAGGTCGTGTGACATTTCAAGATATGATGAGCCAAACCACTTCAGGTGCTCAAGGTCCAACAGATACACGTGGTGGCGTGAACCCAAATCAAGTAGGACTCGGGTCAAAACAGGGAACAATTGATAATATACAAACACAGGGATTCTTGGAAACAACTGAAAACCCATTGGATTTAGCCATTGAAGGTGATGGGATGTTTCAAGTTGAAGAAGGTGAAGCGCAAGGTGATGGAGCTCCTTATTATACACGTGCTGGGAATTTCTACTTGGATGATGAAGGAGATATTATAAATCCTGATGGATATTACTTAACCGGTGAAGCAACTGTTGAGAGTGCTGCTCAAGATGGTAACGTCACAGAAGGGGACATAATTCGTTTAACGATACCAGATGAAGCTCAAAGTTTCAGCATTCAATCAAATGGCATCGTTAACTATGTAGATGCAGAGGGAGGAACACAAGAAGCAGGCCAAATAGTGCTTGCAAACTTTTCAAACCCGGCTGGACTTGAAAAAGCCGGAAATAATCTATTCCTGGATTCACCAAATGCTGGATATAATGATTTAGTTCCACCCGAGACAGCTGGAACCGGTTCTCTCGTCAGCGGAACGTTGGAAATGTCCAATGTTGACCTTGCAGAGGAATTCACAGAAATGATTACCGCACAACGTGCATTCCAGGCCAATACTAGAATTATTACAACATCTGATGAAATCCTGCAAGAGCTTGTTAACCTAAAACGATAA
- a CDS encoding flagellar FlbD family protein: MIQLRRLNAEPFTLNAIMIEQIQSFPDTMITLTNGKKIIVQNPESEVIELVNSYYRKIGIQKVLNEVDKGSE, translated from the coding sequence ATGATTCAATTAAGACGATTGAACGCAGAACCATTTACACTTAATGCTATTATGATTGAACAAATTCAATCCTTTCCTGATACGATGATTACATTAACAAATGGCAAGAAGATTATCGTGCAAAATCCTGAATCGGAAGTCATTGAGTTAGTTAACTCTTATTATCGAAAAATAGGTATACAGAAAGTGTTAAATGAAGTAGATAAAGGAAGTGAATAG
- the fliL gene encoding flagellar basal body-associated protein FliL: protein MNRLVRTIVTSLLTLVIGAALTAVVLLNVTDENNEGQAESIDDIVEHSYDSPEITTDLQSGNFVRIQFKLLTDSDAAREEIGKRDFQLKNILIKELATMDEEDFKSDLSELEDIVKSRLNEVMSEGNITDVYTINKIMQ from the coding sequence GTGAATAGATTGGTCAGAACGATCGTAACTTCGCTCTTAACGTTAGTGATAGGCGCTGCTCTTACAGCGGTAGTATTACTGAATGTTACAGATGAAAATAATGAAGGACAAGCTGAGTCTATTGATGACATTGTCGAACATTCTTATGACTCTCCAGAAATAACAACTGACCTTCAGAGCGGCAATTTTGTGCGCATACAATTTAAGTTATTAACAGATAGTGATGCAGCAAGAGAAGAAATAGGCAAGCGAGACTTTCAGTTAAAAAATATATTAATAAAAGAGTTGGCAACAATGGATGAAGAAGACTTCAAGTCCGACTTATCTGAGCTGGAGGATATTGTTAAATCAAGGTTAAATGAGGTAATGTCGGAAGGAAATATTACAGATGTTTATACAATAAATAAAATTATGCAATAA
- the fliM gene encoding flagellar motor switch protein FliM, which produces MTDEILSQNEIDSLLSAITSGEMDAEELQKEEQEKKVRVYDFKRALRYSKDQIRSVSRIHENYARLLTTFFSSQLRTYINISVASVDQIPYEEFIRSIPQVTVLNIYSVAPLDGRLIMEVNPNIAYAMLDRVLGGKGSSENKVEKFTEIETILISQLFEKAVVNLQEAWSSIVELDPVLEEFEMNPQFLQMVSPNETVVVVSLHTTIGETSGMINICIPHNILEPIISKLSVHYWMQATTNNKDSDAYEKISKNIQDVQIEGKAFLGETDINIQEFLNLNKGDVISLNQSIDHPLTMAINNEAKFYVQPGNYKNKMSVQVLEQIGGNENDE; this is translated from the coding sequence TTGACAGATGAAATTCTTTCACAAAATGAAATTGATTCTCTTTTATCTGCGATTACATCAGGTGAAATGGATGCAGAAGAATTGCAGAAAGAAGAGCAGGAAAAGAAGGTACGTGTTTATGATTTCAAACGAGCACTGCGATATTCAAAGGATCAGATTCGAAGTGTATCCAGAATCCATGAAAATTATGCACGGTTGTTGACTACTTTTTTTTCATCGCAATTAAGAACCTACATTAATATTTCAGTTGCTTCAGTAGATCAAATCCCTTACGAAGAATTTATTAGATCAATTCCTCAGGTAACGGTGTTAAATATTTATAGTGTTGCACCCCTAGATGGAAGGTTAATTATGGAAGTGAATCCAAACATTGCCTATGCAATGCTTGATCGTGTACTTGGCGGAAAAGGAAGTAGCGAGAATAAGGTTGAAAAATTTACAGAAATTGAAACGATACTAATATCACAATTATTCGAAAAAGCTGTAGTCAATCTCCAAGAGGCATGGTCTTCTATTGTGGAACTTGATCCTGTACTTGAGGAGTTTGAGATGAATCCGCAGTTTTTACAAATGGTATCCCCAAATGAAACGGTTGTTGTGGTTTCACTGCATACAACAATTGGAGAAACAAGTGGGATGATAAATATTTGCATTCCACATAATATTTTGGAACCTATCATTTCCAAACTATCTGTTCATTATTGGATGCAAGCTACGACGAATAATAAAGACTCGGATGCATATGAAAAAATATCCAAAAATATACAGGATGTTCAAATAGAAGGAAAAGCATTTTTAGGAGAAACAGATATCAATATTCAAGAATTTTTAAATTTGAATAAAGGTGATGTAATATCCTTAAATCAATCAATTGATCATCCGCTTACAATGGCAATAAATAACGAAGCTAAGTTTTATGTGCAGCCAGGTAACTATAAAAATAAAATGTCAGTGCAAGTATTGGAACAAATTGGGGGGAATGAAAATGATGAATGA
- the fliY gene encoding flagellar motor switch phosphatase FliY: protein MMNDGMLSQDEIDALLKVSSDNDVNEIDYLSTIEEDTLGEIGNISFGNSATTLSSLLNQKVEITTPSVSIIQQSDLEQEFNAEAINISVNYTEGFIGNNVFVMQAEAAAIISDIMLGGDGTSPEEDLTEIHLSAVQEAMNQMMGAAATSMSSVFNKKVDITPPSITSESNSKPIFDEDAYVKVSFQLKIGNLIDSIIMQLIPFPFAKQLVEQLMNKEVVDEAAVAKEPIEKQSQPKAQMKKTTEEPTNNTTNGFNTNPQYLGNSMDQSNADIQHATFSSFNPVELNKNEQRNLDMLLDVPLKVTVELGRTKRSIKDILDLAPGSIIELDKLAGEPVDIMVNEKLVAKGEVVVIDENFGVRVSDIISQTDRLMKLK, encoded by the coding sequence ATGATGAATGACGGAATGCTTTCTCAAGACGAAATTGACGCTCTATTAAAAGTAAGTTCAGATAACGATGTGAATGAGATCGATTATTTATCAACCATAGAAGAAGACACACTTGGTGAAATAGGTAATATCTCATTTGGGAACTCTGCAACTACGCTTTCTTCGTTGCTAAATCAAAAGGTTGAAATTACAACCCCTTCCGTTTCTATTATCCAACAATCGGATTTAGAACAGGAATTTAATGCTGAAGCTATAAATATTTCGGTTAACTATACAGAGGGTTTTATCGGAAATAATGTATTTGTTATGCAGGCAGAAGCTGCAGCAATTATTTCGGATATTATGTTAGGTGGTGATGGTACATCACCAGAAGAGGATTTAACTGAAATTCATCTAAGTGCTGTACAGGAAGCCATGAATCAAATGATGGGTGCAGCTGCTACAAGTATGTCTAGTGTTTTTAATAAAAAAGTAGATATAACACCACCATCTATCACTAGTGAGTCAAACTCCAAGCCTATATTTGATGAAGATGCTTATGTCAAGGTCTCTTTTCAATTAAAGATTGGTAACTTAATAGATTCCATTATCATGCAACTGATACCATTTCCGTTTGCAAAGCAATTAGTGGAACAATTAATGAATAAAGAAGTAGTTGATGAAGCTGCAGTAGCGAAGGAACCAATAGAAAAACAGAGCCAACCCAAAGCACAAATGAAAAAAACAACCGAAGAACCAACCAATAATACAACAAATGGATTTAATACAAACCCGCAATATTTAGGAAATTCAATGGATCAAAGCAATGCAGACATTCAGCATGCAACGTTCTCAAGTTTTAATCCGGTTGAACTGAATAAAAATGAACAGCGAAATTTGGATATGCTTTTGGATGTACCATTAAAGGTTACCGTTGAACTAGGACGCACGAAACGGTCAATAAAAGATATATTGGATTTAGCGCCTGGATCTATAATTGAGCTTGATAAGTTGGCAGGGGAACCTGTAGATATTATGGTGAATGAGAAATTGGTTGCTAAAGGTGAAGTCGTTGTAATTGATGAGAACTTTGGTGTACGAGTATCGGATATAATAAGTCAGACCGATCGATTGATGAAACTTAAATAA
- a CDS encoding response regulator codes for MSQRILIVDDAAFMRMMIKDILTKSGYNVIGEAQDGAEAVEKYKELSPDLVTMDITMPEMDGVEALKKIQELNQEAKVIMCSAMGQQAMVIDAIQAGAKDFIVKPFEAERVIEAIQKVLR; via the coding sequence ATGTCTCAGCGTATCTTAATTGTTGATGATGCAGCATTCATGCGAATGATGATAAAAGATATTCTAACGAAGAGTGGATACAATGTAATTGGGGAAGCACAGGACGGTGCTGAAGCTGTTGAGAAATATAAAGAGTTATCACCAGATCTCGTTACAATGGATATTACGATGCCTGAAATGGATGGTGTAGAAGCATTAAAAAAAATCCAAGAATTAAACCAAGAGGCAAAGGTGATTATGTGCTCTGCCATGGGACAGCAAGCAATGGTAATTGATGCCATTCAAGCCGGGGCAAAGGATTTTATTGTTAAGCCATTTGAAGCAGAACGGGTTATAGAAGCAATACAAAAGGTCTTACGTTAA
- a CDS encoding flagellar biosynthetic protein FliO: protein MDCLNGNSDCEELNEVPEEPEMDEVQDEESQVQNQDEDESVAGSEGSLPLFELVKMFFALLLVLALIYLLLKFLSKRNKLFNQVRSLENLGGISVGQNKSIQIVRIGSKVHLIGVGENVEMLHEITDEEIKSELLHRETNEESEFTTSKILSSFLQPNSDRGKRTMNRKNEFKNQFSIELEKLKQNRKNIIKQNKQKEDKPYE from the coding sequence TTGGATTGTCTTAACGGTAATAGTGATTGTGAAGAGTTGAATGAGGTACCAGAGGAGCCAGAAATGGATGAAGTTCAAGATGAAGAATCACAAGTTCAAAATCAAGATGAAGATGAATCGGTAGCAGGTTCTGAAGGTAGTTTGCCGTTATTTGAATTGGTGAAAATGTTTTTTGCTTTATTATTAGTCCTTGCACTTATTTATTTATTACTTAAATTTTTAAGCAAGCGGAATAAATTATTCAATCAAGTAAGATCTTTAGAAAATTTGGGTGGTATATCAGTTGGTCAGAATAAATCGATTCAAATTGTTCGAATAGGATCAAAGGTTCATCTTATAGGTGTTGGTGAAAATGTAGAAATGCTGCATGAGATTACCGATGAAGAAATTAAAAGTGAGTTATTACATAGAGAGACAAATGAAGAAAGTGAATTTACCACAAGTAAAATTTTATCATCATTTTTACAACCAAATTCAGATAGAGGAAAGCGTACAATGAACCGAAAAAACGAATTTAAAAACCAGTTTTCAATTGAACTGGAGAAACTTAAACAAAATAGAAAAAATATAATCAAGCAGAATAAACAGAAAGAAGATAAGCCATATGAATGA